Proteins from a genomic interval of Paenibacillus sp. FSL H8-0048:
- a CDS encoding beta-galactosidase: MKQKLYYGAAWYPELWGEAERQQDLRLMQETGINLVRMGEFIWSLLEPVEGSIDVQPFAEHIRQLHDHGIDTVMCTPTATPPIWLTHRHPERLHIRADGAVMSHGSRQHVCTNNPYFRQRAAVITEELARVLGQLPGLAAWQLDNELKAHVAECMCGSCRSLWQEWLEHRYGSIGELNDAWGTGVWSQTYQRFDQVPQPVATPFLHNSSLVTQYRLFQMEKVAEFAGEQAAIIRRYSAAPITHNSNVPFHLDNEQLFRELDFASFDTYASQANRHAYLLNCDLWRGFKPGRDFWLMETGPAYAASLTSYGEPHPDGYLTAEAVAAYALGAGAFCYWLWRQQRTGSEQPHSSIISAWGQPALGYDNVRAASAARLQIEPHMLNTRPVQAEVAITYSDRAKAFLATEPHRQLNYRSLLGDFYRRILDLGIHRDLLPEGGDLSGYKLLFTPFIHYLSPEYMARALDFTAGGGIWICGPLSGGRTAEHTLHTDAALGELERLAGVCSKFVYPMEGTGSIGEAFGCSAPLSLWSTVFEPLPDGASVIGVIAEGRTPGLAYLTEQPYGRGAIVMLGSLPSGSEGDKQLCALIEHYAARAGVTRRSDVTPGSILCPRCGASGVLWTLVNMDGLGGSVTLPRSGQDVLTGTAVPAGPLSLGAYEYKLIALQ, from the coding sequence ATGAAGCAAAAACTATATTACGGAGCCGCATGGTACCCGGAGCTGTGGGGGGAGGCTGAGCGGCAGCAGGATCTTCGGCTCATGCAGGAGACCGGCATTAATCTGGTACGGATGGGCGAATTCATCTGGTCACTGCTGGAGCCGGTGGAGGGTTCCATCGATGTCCAGCCGTTCGCTGAGCATATCCGTCAGCTTCATGATCACGGCATCGATACAGTCATGTGTACGCCGACCGCAACCCCGCCAATCTGGCTGACTCACAGGCACCCGGAGCGCCTGCACATCCGGGCAGACGGAGCGGTGATGAGCCACGGGTCCAGACAGCATGTCTGCACGAATAATCCTTATTTCCGGCAGCGGGCTGCGGTAATTACGGAAGAACTGGCTAGGGTGCTGGGGCAGCTCCCTGGCCTTGCCGCCTGGCAGCTCGACAATGAGCTGAAGGCGCATGTGGCGGAATGCATGTGCGGGTCCTGCCGCTCCCTGTGGCAGGAGTGGCTGGAGCACCGCTACGGCAGTATCGGAGAGCTGAATGATGCATGGGGAACCGGCGTGTGGAGCCAGACGTACCAGCGGTTTGACCAGGTACCGCAGCCGGTGGCTACGCCTTTCCTGCATAATTCATCGCTCGTCACCCAGTACCGCTTGTTCCAAATGGAGAAGGTTGCGGAGTTCGCTGGGGAACAGGCGGCGATCATCCGCCGCTATTCGGCGGCTCCGATCACGCACAACAGCAATGTTCCTTTTCATCTGGACAATGAGCAGCTGTTCCGGGAGCTTGATTTCGCTTCATTCGACACCTACGCCTCTCAGGCCAACAGGCACGCTTATCTGCTGAACTGTGATTTGTGGCGCGGGTTCAAGCCCGGGCGGGATTTCTGGCTGATGGAGACCGGCCCGGCCTATGCCGCTTCGCTGACAAGCTACGGCGAGCCGCACCCGGACGGCTATCTTACCGCCGAAGCTGTGGCCGCCTACGCGCTGGGAGCAGGCGCCTTCTGCTATTGGCTGTGGCGGCAGCAGCGCACAGGCAGCGAGCAGCCGCACAGCTCGATCATCAGCGCGTGGGGCCAGCCTGCGCTCGGGTATGACAATGTGCGCGCGGCTTCTGCCGCCAGGCTGCAGATTGAGCCGCACATGCTGAATACCCGGCCGGTGCAGGCCGAGGTGGCGATTACTTATTCGGACCGGGCCAAGGCGTTCCTGGCCACGGAGCCGCACCGGCAGCTGAACTACCGTTCCCTGCTGGGAGACTTCTACCGACGGATTCTCGATCTGGGGATTCACCGTGACCTGCTGCCAGAAGGCGGCGATCTCAGCGGCTATAAGCTGCTGTTCACGCCCTTCATACATTATCTGTCGCCGGAATACATGGCGCGGGCGCTTGACTTCACTGCGGGCGGCGGCATCTGGATCTGCGGCCCGCTCAGCGGAGGCCGCACCGCCGAGCATACGCTGCATACGGATGCTGCTTTGGGTGAGCTGGAGCGCCTGGCCGGCGTCTGCTCTAAGTTCGTCTACCCGATGGAGGGAACGGGCAGCATCGGGGAGGCCTTCGGCTGCTCCGCACCGCTGTCGCTGTGGAGCACGGTGTTCGAGCCACTGCCGGACGGAGCCTCCGTAATCGGCGTCATTGCGGAGGGACGGACACCGGGCCTGGCCTACCTGACCGAGCAGCCCTATGGCCGGGGAGCCATCGTGATGCTCGGCTCGCTGCCCTCAGGCAGCGAAGGCGACAAGCAGCTATGCGCGCTGATTGAGCATTATGCCGCCCGCGCCGGAGTCACCCGGCGCAGTGATGTCACACCGGGCAGCATTCTCTGCCCGAGATGCGGCGCTTCCGGTGTGCTGTGGACGCTCGTCAACATGGACGGTCTTGGCGGCAGCGTCACCTTGCCGCGCAGCGGGCAGGATGTGTTGACCGGCACTGCCGTGCCTGCCGGTCCGCTATCACTTGGCGCTTATGAATACAAGCTGATCGCCCTGCAGTAG